Part of the Streptomyces sp. RFCAC02 genome is shown below.
TGCCGGAGGAGCAGATCGCGGCCGTGCGCGAGGTCATCCGTGAGGTGGGCGCACGCGAGGTGCCGGAGATCATCGTCGTCAACAAGGCCGATGTCGCCGACGAGCTGACGCTCCAGCGTCTGCTGCGCGCGGAGAAGCGCGCCGTCGCCGTCTCGGCGCACACCGGCGAGGGCATCGCCGAGCTGCTGGAGCGCATCGACGCGGAGCTGCCGCGCCCCGGCGTCGAGGTGACCGCGCTCGTGCCGTACACGGAGGGCACCCTCGTCTCGCGGGTGCACGCCGAGGGCGAGGTGCTCTCCGAGGAGCACACCGACCGCGGCACGCTGCTGACGGCCCGTGTCCACGAGGACCTGGCCGCCTCCCTCGCGCCGTACGTGCCGGCTGCGCACGGCTGAGACCCGGCGTCCGCGCCCCCGCACCACTCCGGTGCGGGGGCGCCGTCGTATGCGCGGGTTCACCCGTGGGGAGGGCCGTCCGTCTCCGTGGCCCCCGGCCCGGGGCGGCGCGGCAGGACGAGTGGCGCGCCCGTGACCGGGTGCGGCAGCACGTCCACGGGGTGCCGGTAGACCCGGCTCAGCAGCTCCCCGGTGAAGATTTCGGCGGGCGGCCCGTCGGCCGCGATCCGGCCACCGTCCAGGACGGCGACCCGGTCCGCGTGGGCGGCGGCGAGCGCCAGGTCGTGCAGCACGACGGCGACGCCGCGGCCCGCCAGCGCCTCGGACCGGCACACCCGCAGGACCAGTTCCTGGTGCCGCAGGTCGAGCGCGGCGGTCGGCTCGTCGAGGAGTACGAGGGGCGCGCGCTGCGCGAGGACGCGCGCCAGCGCGACCCGGGCGCGTTCGCCGCCGGACAGGGCCGGGTAGGGCCGGTCGGCGAACTCGGCCGTGCCGGTGTCCGCCATGGCCCGGGCGACGGCGTCGTCGTCCTCGGCGGCGGCGGCCGTGCCGGCCCAGGGTGCCCGGCCCATCCGGACGACCTCGGCGGCGGTGAACGGGAAGGACAGGGCGGCGGACTGCGGCAGGACGGCGCGCCGCAGCGCCAGGTCGCCTGCGGACCAGTCGTCCGCCGGGCGGCCCGCGACCCGTACCGAGCCGCTCGCGGCCGCCAGGTCGGCGGCCAGCACGGACAGCAGCGTGGACTTCCCCGCGCCGTTGGGGCCGACGAGCGCGAGGACCTCGCCCGCGCGCACGGTGAGCGCGACGCCGTTCAGCACGGGCCGCCCGCCGAGCCCGAGCACGACGTCCCGCACCTCGGCCAGCGCCTCGCCCGGGGCCGGCGGCCCCGGGACGGTGACGCGCCGGCCGCCGAACCACCTGCGGTTCATGCCCAGCCTCCCTGCCGGTCGCGGGTCCTGCGCAGCAGCCAGAAGAAGAACGGGCTGCCGATCAGCGCGGTCAGGACGCCGAGGGGCAGTTCGGCGGGCTGCGCCGCGGTGCGGGCGAACAGGTCGGCCGCCAGCAGCAGCGCCGCGCCGCCCGCCGCCGACGCGGGCAGCAGGAAACGGTGTCCCGGGCCGGCCGCCATCCGCAGCAGGTGCGGTACGACGAGACCGACGAAGCCGATGACGCCGGCCACGGCGACCGCCGCGGCGGTGAGCAGCGCGATGACGAGCACGAGGACGAGCCGCAGCCGCTCCACGTCCACCCCCAGGTGGCGCGCGGGCCGCTCACCGAGGGCGAGCAGGTCGAGCCGGCGGGCGTACAGGGGCGCGACCATCAGCCCGGCGGCGGCGCACGGCAGGACGGCGAGCACCTTCGGCCAGGTCGCCTGGGAGAGCGAGCCGAGCTGCCAGAAGGTGATCTGGGTGATCTGCGCGTTGTCGGCGAAGAAGATCGCCAGGCCGATCAGCGCCATGGCGAAGGCGTTGACGGCGATGCCGGTGAGGATCAGCGTGACGACCTCGGTCCGGCCGCCGGAGCGGGCCAGGGCGTAGACCAGGGCGACGGTGGCGAGCCCGGTGAGGAAGGCGAGGACGGTGACCGTCCAGGTGCCGAAGACGTGCACGTCGAACGCGATGGCGACGACGGCGCCCACGGCCGCGCCCGGTGAGACGCCGATGACGGCCGGTTCGGCCAGCGGATTGCCGAACACCCCCTGCGTCAGGGCGCCGGCGCAGCCGAGGGACGCGCCGACCAGCAGTGCCAGGACGACGCGCGGCATGCGGACGTCCCACAGCACGCTCTCGCCCACGCGGTCCAGTGGCCGGCCGCCGATCCCCAGCCGGTGCCCGACCGAGGCGAGGACGTCGGGCACCGGGATGTCGTAGGCGCCGATGGACACGGACAGGAGCGCGAGTGCCGCCACGGCGGCGATGAGCGAGGCGAGGAGCACGGGTCTGCGGGCGGCCCCGCCGGTCCGCCGCTGGACGGGGAGGGCGCTCATCCGTCCTGGCTCCCGGCGTGGATCTGCTCGGCGAGCGAGGCGAGCACCTCGTCGGTGCGGGGGCCGTAGTTGAGGAGCATGCCGTCCTCGATGGAGGCGATGCGGCGGTCCATGCCGGCCGGGGTCTGGGCGACGCCGGGGATCCGGAGGAGCCCGTCGACCCCGCCGACGGAGTCGAGGCCCTTGGTCATCACGAGGATGACGTCGGGGGCCGCGGCGGCCAGTGCCTCGCTGGTGAGCGGGGTGAAGTCCTTCTCCAGCCCGGACTCGCTGCCGGCGTCCACCCCGCCTGCGGCCTCGATCAGCGAGACGGCGCCCGATTCCGCCCCGCCGAGCAGGTAGACGGACGCGGTGCCGCGGAGGTAGAGGAAGGCGACGCGCGGCCGGTCCCCCTCGTCCGGGAGGCCGGCGCGGACGGCGTCGATCCGTTCGGTGGTCCGCCCGGTCAGCTCGGCTCCGGCGCCGGGTACGCCGAGCGCCGCCGCGACGGCGGTGATGCGCGGGGTGACGTCCTCCAGGCCGAGCGCCGCGTCGAACACGATGAGGGGTACACCGGCGTCCCTGATCCGGTCGATGGCCTCGTCGGGACCCGTGGTGCTCTCGGCGAGCACCACGTCGGGGTGGAGGGACAGCACGCCCTCGGCGGAGACGTCATGGCCCCGGGTGACCACGGGGAGGTCGGCGGCCTGTTCGAAGGTGGCGGTGACGTCCCTGGCCACGACGCGGTCGCCGAGGCCGAGCGTGAACACGATCTCGGACAGGGAGCCGGAGAGCGGGACGATGCGGTCGGCCGCCTCGACGGTGACCTCGGTGCCGTCCCCGTCGGCGGAGGGCACGGTGACCGGCAACTCGGGTGCCGGCGGGGGGCCGTCGAGGGGTTCGACGCGGTCGGCGCCCTCAACTGCCGTCGATTCGGCGTCAGTCGTACTTCCGGTGGTGTCTCCGCCGCCGCAGCCGGCGAGCGACAGCAGCCCGAGGAGCAGTAGTCCGCACAGGGTTGCCCGTGTGTGGCGCCTCATATGTCCCGCACCTCTCATCCGTCCCGGTCGGCCGGTCCCCGGTTCGACTTATGCAAATCTTAGGTTAGCCTAACCTTACTTTGCTGACCGGGAGGGACCCCCGATGCTCCTCAGACGTACCCGGACGCACCCCGCCCTGTGCCTCGTCCTGCTGTGCCTGCCGCTGCTGACCGTCCTGTTCGCGGGCACGGCACGGGCGGCCGAGCGCGACATCACCGGCGGGCGGCTCGACTGGGGCATCCGGGCCTCGTTCCAGACCTATGTCACCGGCCCCGTCGCGAACGGCGGTTGGAGCCTGGGCGACGGTGCGGCGACCGTGGGCGAGAGCCAGTTCCGCTTCCACTCGGCGCAGGGTTCCTACGACCCCGACAGCGGCTCCTTCACGGCCGCGTACCGCGGGAGCGTGCGGTTCACCGGCCATCAGGACGGGAACGGCGACT
Proteins encoded:
- a CDS encoding heme ABC transporter ATP-binding protein; this encodes MNRRWFGGRRVTVPGPPAPGEALAEVRDVVLGLGGRPVLNGVALTVRAGEVLALVGPNGAGKSTLLSVLAADLAAASGSVRVAGRPADDWSAGDLALRRAVLPQSAALSFPFTAAEVVRMGRAPWAGTAAAAEDDDAVARAMADTGTAEFADRPYPALSGGERARVALARVLAQRAPLVLLDEPTAALDLRHQELVLRVCRSEALAGRGVAVVLHDLALAAAHADRVAVLDGGRIAADGPPAEIFTGELLSRVYRHPVDVLPHPVTGAPLVLPRRPGPGATETDGPPHG
- a CDS encoding iron ABC transporter permease, which translates into the protein MSALPVQRRTGGAARRPVLLASLIAAVAALALLSVSIGAYDIPVPDVLASVGHRLGIGGRPLDRVGESVLWDVRMPRVVLALLVGASLGCAGALTQGVFGNPLAEPAVIGVSPGAAVGAVVAIAFDVHVFGTWTVTVLAFLTGLATVALVYALARSGGRTEVVTLILTGIAVNAFAMALIGLAIFFADNAQITQITFWQLGSLSQATWPKVLAVLPCAAAGLMVAPLYARRLDLLALGERPARHLGVDVERLRLVLVLVIALLTAAAVAVAGVIGFVGLVVPHLLRMAAGPGHRFLLPASAAGGAALLLAADLFARTAAQPAELPLGVLTALIGSPFFFWLLRRTRDRQGGWA
- a CDS encoding ABC transporter substrate-binding protein, giving the protein MRRHTRATLCGLLLLGLLSLAGCGGGDTTGSTTDAESTAVEGADRVEPLDGPPPAPELPVTVPSADGDGTEVTVEAADRIVPLSGSLSEIVFTLGLGDRVVARDVTATFEQAADLPVVTRGHDVSAEGVLSLHPDVVLAESTTGPDEAIDRIRDAGVPLIVFDAALGLEDVTPRITAVAAALGVPGAGAELTGRTTERIDAVRAGLPDEGDRPRVAFLYLRGTASVYLLGGAESGAVSLIEAAGGVDAGSESGLEKDFTPLTSEALAAAAPDVILVMTKGLDSVGGVDGLLRIPGVAQTPAGMDRRIASIEDGMLLNYGPRTDEVLASLAEQIHAGSQDG